TTCAGCATCAAGGGCTCCCCCCTCCTGTGGCCTGGTGCCTCTGCTCTCATCTCGCCGACAAGGCCCTTACCTGTATCCTTAGCGAAGCCCAGCATGACACTGCCTTGCAGCAGTTCCCGCGTCTCCACATCGCCACCCCCGTTCTTGCTCTTGCCAAAGAAGATCTCCAACTTGTCCAGCAGCTCCTCCTCACTTAGCTTAAGCCCGGCAGGAAACCCACTGACCAGTACTCTCTGTTCATTCATGTGGCTGGACACctagggggaggcaggagggagtcaTCCCTTGTGCCCAGGTGCATGGGGCCCCGTGCAGATCCCAGGCCCTGCCATTCTGTCACCTGGATGGTGGTCAGCATGGGCAGCTCCAAGGGCTGGACCTGCACCCGCAGTCGGAACCCTTCCACATCGATCGTGTGCTCCGTTTGCTGCAGCACCTGCTTGGCCACTGGGTGGGGGAGCAGGGTCAGTACTTAGgaagcctcccagcctccctcccaagGTTTCCCGGAGCTCACCACTGGGGTCATCAAAGGTGACCAGAGCAGAGCCTCCAGGCAGAGGGTAACAGATCCGCAGGTTAGAAACCACAGACTTGGTTGTTTCCTTGCCCTGCTGAATGTCTCCTCGGAACACCAGGGGGGCCTCAGGCACTGGGAATGGgacctggaggtgggggaggagaggctgATGCAGATTTCAGGGTTGGGAGAGCGCCCCACTCCCAGGAGGAAAGCACCCCCAATTACATGCCACTGATGCTGAGTGCCAGGGATGAACACTGAGAGGAGAGCTGGGTAACTAAGCGGATGCATGTGGGTCAAGCATGTACTGGCACTTTACATACAAAATCTTAGTTTGTCCTCACACAAGCCTGTGAGGTAGGTAGCTCCACTTTACAGAGAAGCAGACAGGTTCAGAGAGTTCAAGTAACACactcgaggtcacacagcaaggaaatGGCAGAGGCAGTGGTGAAACCAAGACCTCCCCAGCTCTTTCTACCAGGCCATACCCCCTCCCAGCTCACCTTGTCTTGGGGGTTGTCCCTGAGCTTCCTTTTCAGCTCCTGTAGCCTGGTCTTTAGTTTGGCCTGTTCCTCCTGAAGGGCTTGGAGGGCCTATTGGAGCAGAGGGGAACAACCAGACATCCACCTGCCTTTCCAGAGAATGAATGACCCAGGGAAAGGGGGCCGCTATTCTGGACACTCCAGGAGCAGAGTTGGTACTCAGCCCGAGAACAGCCCAACCCCTTTACCTTGCCCTGGGCTTGTCCTGGCCCAGCTTGGCTGCCCCCATCGCAGCTGCTCTGAAAGGCAGGAGCCTTTGCAGCAGCCACGGCTGGGTCATTCCTGGAGACCCAGAGTTTAACAAACACTGATTGAGCTCCTGCTATGAGGTACTGGGCACGACACAGGCAGTGGAAGAAAAGGGTCCAGCGCTTAGGTCTGTATAAAACGGTActcaaaggacttccctggtggtccagtgggtaagactgcgctcccaatgcagcctgtctgggttcgacccctggtcggggaactagatcccgcacgcatgccacaactaagagtccgtatgccgcaacgaagatcccgcatgctgcaactaagacccagcacagccaaaataaataaatatttcgaACAGACAAACAAACGGTACTCAAGACAGTGCACAACCACACGATGGATGGTGGAGGAGAGGCTGATGGTGGAGGACAGCGGGAATTTGGAGGAGGGACCGTCCCAAAGGGGTTAACACAACTAGGGAGGCCTCGAGGAGCAGCAGGAGCTTACAGTTGCAAGATGTCATAAGACTATCAGCTAACATGTGCTAAGCCCTTTACATGGATTATACCACTCATGTCTTGCAACAACCTTATGAAATAAACACCCTCttcttattttgcagatgaggcaaCAGTAGCTccgagaggtcaagtgacttacCCGACTCTTAGTCTATGCtttacagtgaagaaatcaaaCTCAGAGTAGGGGAGTAATTTACCCCCCATCTCCCAGCTTGTCCCATGACTGCCACCCTTTCTGCTGTACCAAGGCAAGCAGCCTTTCAGGCTGGGTGTGATTTGGAGCAGATCCAGAGAGAGCTGACAAATGGGCAGGGGAGTGACACCAGGGATGGGAATAAATGCACCTTTGTTTGTGGGATGGAGAGCTCACCCTGTGGTTGGAAGCCTGATAAATAAGGTCAGCTCAGGGAAGTGTGAGCTCACTGGGGAGGACGGGACTCTGTCCTGGCCAGCTCTGTGTCCCAAGTGTTCAGCAGAGTCCCTGGCACAAAAGAGGCATTCAGTTAACCCgtgctgaatgaatgaagtgaacGAATGACAGAACGGGAACATATTACAGTGGGCGTTGAATAATtcagtgtggggacttccctggtggcgcagtggttaagaatccgcctgccaatgcaggagacatgggttcgagccctggtctgggaagatcccacgtgccacggagcaactaagcccctgcgccacaactactgagcctgcgctcttgagcccTTGCgtggcaactactgagcctgcaatccacaactactgagcccgcgtgccgcaactactgaagaccatgcgtctagagcccatgctccgcaacgggagaagccacagcaatgagaagcccgtgcaccacaacgaagagtggcccctgctcgcctcaactagagaaagcctgcgcagcaactaagacccaatgcagccaaaaataaagtaaaataaatttataaaaaaaaataataattcagtgtGAGTTCACTCTATTTTAAGCAGAAGAAAACTAGGGCTTGACCAAATAATGCCAGTTAATGAGTAGTGAGAAATAATCAGTGACTTTCAGGGTCAGTTACATGACATCAATGAGTCAGGGGAGCAGGTGCAGTGTGATATGGACAGGTGGGGACTCTTACATCCTGCAGACAGCATGTCCCAACTAAAGTGGCAACCCCTTCTCGGCTCTAGCCAAGTTTTTTCACATGGAATGTGGTCTCAGTATCCTATATCTTCCCATTTCTAGGGGAaaccagaaatctggatttttatttgaaaaagatggctttatttttttgcggtacgcgggcctctcaccgccgcggcctctcccgccgtggagcacaggctctggacgcacaggttcagcggccatggctcacgggcacagccgctccgcggcatgtgggatcctcccggactggggcacgaacccgtgtcccctgcatcagcaggcggactctcaaccactgcgccaccagggaagcccagatggcttgattttaaataaatatgaaaaaagttgGATTCAGTCTTTAATCCATCCTCTTTTTACTTCTGCTTTAAATCTTGATCTAATTATACATATTGTTTGAAAATCTAGTAATTGGCAATGTTATTCAATAAAtagctttaaataaataaataagtaaatttatttttaaaagcttcataattacagtttaaaaaaaacattcaaaaaaaaaaaaaaaaaaaacattcaaaaacGTCCATCCACTGGTGAATGGatacaaggaaaaacaaacaaacaaacaaaacaattcaGGCCAGAGAGTTTATCAGTGGGAAAATGGGGAACTGGTGAAGATTTCTGAAAGGGGGAGTGAGGTGACGGACACAGTGTTGAAAAGAGCGCAATCCGGtcatcaaaaaatggacagaagacctaaatagatatttcttcaaagaagacatacaggtggccaacaggcacatgaaaagatgctcaatattgctaattattagaaaaatgcaaatgaaaactacaatgaagtatcacctcacaccagtcagaatggccatccttaaaaagtctataaataataaaggctggagagggtgtggagaaaagggaactctcctacactgttggtggggatgtaaattggtgcagccactatggaaaacagtatggaggctctttaaaaaactaaaaatagagttacccatatgatccagcaatcctgctcctgggcatatatctggaaaagatgaaaaccctaattcaaaaaaacacatgcaccccaatgttcatagcagcactatttacgatagccaagacctggaagcaagttaactgttcatcaacagatgaataaagatgttatatatatatgtgtgtgacacacacacacacaggaatattactcagccataaaaaggaatgaaataatgccatttacagcaatggatggacctagagattaccatactaaatgaagtaagtcgagaaagacaaataccatatgataccacttatatgtgaaatctaaaaaaaagacacagattaatttatttacaaaacaaaaacagactcacagacataggaaacaaacttatggttaccaaaggggaaaaggggtgaaagagggataaattaggagtctgggatcagcagatacacactattatgtataaaatggataaacaaggacctcctgtatagagcacagggaactatactcaatatcttgcaataacctataatggaaaagaatctga
The genomic region above belongs to Phocoena phocoena chromosome 19, mPhoPho1.1, whole genome shotgun sequence and contains:
- the IFI35 gene encoding interferon-induced 35 kDa protein, which produces MMALQALQEEQAKLKTRLQELKRKLRDNPQDKVPFPVPEAPLVFRGDIQQGKETTKSVVSNLRICYPLPGGSALVTFDDPSVAKQVLQQTEHTIDVEGFRLRVQVQPLELPMLTTIQVSSHMNEQRVLVSGFPAGLKLSEEELLDKLEIFFGKSKNGGGDVETRELLQGSVMLGFAKDTVAQHLCQTGQFTVPLGKQQFPLRVSPYMSGKIQKAEVRSLTVPHSVLVLNIPDVLDGPELQDVLEIHFQKPTRGGGEVEAVTVMPLGQQGLAVFTAKLG